A window of Mesomycoplasma lagogenitalium contains these coding sequences:
- a CDS encoding DnaD domain protein, protein MNENFKIEVEKRITDYDMEIINSFYLPLIGTSAVILFSHLNSKVKDNNFDYQTTITKNELFSQINIKEERFNKSKKFLEAVGLIRTFFSEYYNEYLILVKKPLEIDLILQNRLLMSKIEDKIGVENLEKLIAKFQPKSISKDEYEDVSAKFYEVFPINLESKSKIIFENNLETKHETKKTNSEKDDRNTEKYIEFLTKRVAKPSTVKKINKYLTHFNQKAINEIIDFCFKVNDKLNISYFETIAKDLIKKEIFEANYIKAELSEALDFKNKQTDIFKSKSSNDVEQPFFEDFSYTYDSSLNNTASMKLDDILSIIVQDEKDE, encoded by the coding sequence ATGAACGAGAATTTTAAAATTGAAGTTGAGAAGAGAATTACTGATTATGATATGGAAATCATCAATTCTTTTTATCTACCATTAATAGGAACAAGTGCGGTTATTTTATTTTCCCATTTAAATAGTAAAGTTAAAGATAATAATTTTGATTATCAAACAACTATAACTAAAAATGAATTATTTTCTCAAATTAATATTAAAGAAGAGAGATTTAATAAATCGAAAAAATTTTTAGAAGCAGTCGGTTTAATTAGAACCTTTTTTAGTGAATATTATAATGAATATTTAATTTTAGTTAAAAAACCATTAGAAATTGATTTAATTTTACAAAATAGACTTTTAATGTCCAAAATTGAAGATAAAATTGGTGTAGAAAATTTAGAAAAACTAATCGCTAAATTTCAACCTAAATCAATTAGTAAAGATGAATATGAAGATGTTAGTGCAAAATTTTACGAAGTATTTCCGATTAATTTAGAGTCAAAATCAAAAATTATTTTTGAAAATAATTTAGAAACTAAACATGAAACTAAAAAAACAAATTCTGAAAAAGATGATCGAAATACCGAAAAATACATTGAATTTTTAACTAAAAGAGTTGCAAAACCTTCAACAGTTAAAAAAATTAATAAATATTTAACTCATTTTAATCAAAAAGCAATTAATGAAATTATTGATTTTTGCTTTAAAGTTAACGATAAATTAAATATTTCTTATTTTGAAACAATTGCTAAGGACTTAATTAAAAAAGAAATTTTTGAAGCAAATTATATAAAAGCAGAGTTATCTGAAGCCTTGGATTTTAAAAATAAACAAACCGATATTTTCAAAAGCAAAAGTTCAAATGATGTTGAGCAACCATTTTTTGAAGATTTTTCATATACTTATGATAGTTCTTTAAATAATACTGCATCAATGAAATTAGATGACATTTTAAGTATTATTGTTCAGGATGAAAAAGATGAGTAA